The following are from one region of the Falco biarmicus isolate bFalBia1 chromosome 1, bFalBia1.pri, whole genome shotgun sequence genome:
- the SPATA20 gene encoding spermatogenesis-associated protein 20 isoform X1, translating into MFTAPLRRACRCVFLTKSVTMATGGTTRPPSTPHHTNRLINEKSPYLLQHAHNPVDWYPWGQEAFDKAKKENKLIFLSVGYSTCHWCHVMEEESFKNKEIGEILNKNFVCIKVDREERPDVDKVYMTFVQATSGGGGWPMSVWLTPDLKPFAGGTYFPPEDGVHRIGFRTVLLRIAEQWKENKDVLLESSQKILEALLYRSEIRVQGQASPPPSKEVMATCFQQLSRSYDEDYGGFSKSPKFPTPVNLNFLFTYWAFHRTTPEGAQALQMALHTLKMMAHGGIHDHIGQGFHRYSTDQHWHVPHFEKMLYDQGQLAAAYSKAFQISGDEFFADVAQDILLYVSRDLRDQAGGFYSAEDADSYPTTASGEKREGAFCVWAAEEIRALLPDPVEGATEGTTLGDIFMHHYGVKEAGNVNPLKDPHQELKGKNVLIVQCSPELTAARFGLEPGQLAVLLQEGRRRLSAARAQRPRPHLDTKMLAAWNGLMISGFAQAGAALAKQEYVSRAAQAAAFLKRHLFDPASGRLLRSCYGGKDGTVEQSTVPIQGFLEDYVFVIQALFDLYEASLEQGWLEWALHLQHMQDKLFWDPKGFAYFSSEAGDPSLLLRLKDGRSRAHRQLCHCHKPAASSFLLWPYRLGGKSRSDLGCLLREAAEDPDNPAGDGPGHCCLPSHPQTGHYLWGPPRRRHKGDAVLRPLCLQPKPGADASRWRQHWVPLPPVAFPCISGEEGRESHRLSLQQLRLLPARHLPPGAAWDARPVSPAAPLPAGRCGGDRLSGQPGKTGETCDKATLGISCLLGGSWQRGGAVPCRCSGGISDWCCFQHGQGTLTKEHLLPLRTRCSSPLLAEEKENKLNINPSVNGEVRWENC; encoded by the exons atGTTCACGGCGCCGCTGCGCCGGGCCTGCAG GTGCGTGTTTCTGACGAAAAGTGTGACCATGGCCACAGGGGGGACAACCaggccccccagcacccctcaTCACACCAACCGCCTGATCAACGAGAAGTCCCCCTACCTCCTGCAGCACGCCCACAACCCTGTGGACTG GTACCCCTGGGGGCAGGAAGCCTTtgataaagcaaagaaagaaaacaagctgatATTCCTATCAG TTGGCTACTCCACCTGCCACTGGTGCCATGTGATGGAGGAGGAGTCCTTCAAGAACAAGGAGATCGGGGAGATTCTGAACAAGAACTTTGTGTGCATCAAAGTGGATCGTGAGGAGCGGCCAGATGTGGACAAAGTGTACATGACCTTCGTGCAG GCAACCAGCGGTGGAGGTGGCTGGCCAATGAGCGTCTGGCTGACTCCAGACCTCAAGCCCTTTGCAGGGGGAACGTACTTCCCTCCTGAAGATGGAGTTCATCGCATTGGCTTTCGGACCGTGCTGCTCCGGATCGCAGAGCAG TGGAAGGAGAACAAAGATGTCCTGTTAGAGAGCAGCCAGAAGATCCTGGAAGCATTGCTATACAGATCTGAGATCCGTGTGCAGGGCCAGGCATCACCCCCACCGTCCAAAGAGGTGATGGCCACCTGTTTCCAGCAGCTCTCCAGGTCCTATGATGAGGACTATGGCGGCTTTTCCAAATCCCCCAAGTTCCCCACCCCAG TGAATTTGAATTTCCTCTTCACGTACTGGGCCTTCCACCGAACAACTCCAGAGGgtgcccaggcactgcagaTGGCTCTGCACACCCTCAAGATGATGGCCCATGGGGGCATCCATGACCACATTGGGCAG GGGTTTCACCGCTACTCCACCGACCAGCACTGGCACGTCCCGCACTTTGAGAAGATGCTGTACGACCaggggcagctggcagctgcgTATAGCAAAGCGTTTCAG ATCTCTGGCGATGAATTCTTTGCTGATGTTGCCCAGGACATTCTACTCTATGTCTCACGGGACCTAAGAGACCAG GCAGGAGGTTTCTACAGCGCAGAAGATGCAGATTCCTACCCCACCACAGCATCTGGAGAGAAGCGAGAAGGAGCTTTCTGTGTGTGGGCGGCCGAGGAAATCCGGGCTCTCCTTCCTGACCCTGTCGAGGGGGCTACGGAGGGGACGACCCTGGGAGATATTTTCATGCACCACTACGGAGTGAAGGAGGCTGGCAATGTGAACCCCTTGAAG GACCCCCATCAGGAGCTGAAGGGCAAGAATGTTCTTATTGTCCAGTGCTCCCCGGAGCTGACGGCGGCCCGGTTTGGGCTGGAGCCGGGGCAGCtggctgtcctgctgcaggagggccGGCGGAGGCTGTCAGCAGCCCGGGCGCAGCGGCCGCGGCCACACTTGGACACCAAGATGCTGGCGGCATGGAACG GGCTGATGATCTCGGGCTttgcccaggctggggcagccctggccaagCAGGAGTATGTGAGCCGGGCTGcgcaggcagctgccttcctGAAGAGACACCTCTTCGACCCCGCCAGCGGGAGGTTGCTGCGGAGCTGCTACGGAGGCAAAGACGGCACGGTGGAGCAGAG CACCGTGCCCATCCAGGGCTTCCTGGAGGATTACGTCTTCGTCATCCAGGCTCTCTTTGACCTGTATGAAGCCtcgctggagcagggctggctggagtGGGCCCTGCATCTCCAGCACATGCAAGACAAGCTCTTTTGGGACCCCAAAGGCTTTGCGTATTTCTCCAGTGAGGCTGGCGATCCCTCTCTGCTCCTGCGCCTAAAGGATG GACGGAGCAGAGCCCACCGCCAACTCTGTCACTGTCACAAACCTGCTGCGAGCAGCTTCTTACTCTGGCCGTACAGACTGGGTGGAAAAAGCCGGTCAGATCTTGGCTGCCTTCTCCGAGAGGCTGCAGAAGATCCCGATAACCCTGCCGGAGATGGCCCGGGCCACTGCTGTCTTCCATCACACCCTCAAACAG GTCATTATCTGTGGGGACCCCCAAGGAGAAGACACAAAGGAGATGCTGTGCTGCGTCCGCTCTGTCTTCAGCCCAAACCAG GTGCTGATGCTAGCAGATGGAGACAGCACTGGGTTCCTCTACCGCCAGTTGCCTTTCCTTGCATCTCTGGAGAGGAAGGACGGGAAAGCCACCGCCTATCTCTGCAGCAACTTCGCCTGCTCCCTGCCCGTCACCTCCCTCCAGGAGCTGCGTGGGATGCTCGGCCCGTGAGCCCCGCggcccctctgcctgcaggaagGTGTGGGGGAGACAGACTGTCAGGCCAGCCTGGGAAGACGGGAGAGACGTGTGATAAAGCCACCCTGGGCATCAGCTGCCTCCTGGGTGGCTCCTGGCAGCGTGGCGGGGCCGTGCCCTGCCGCTGCTCGGGCGGCATCTCAGACTGGTGCTGCTTTCAGCATGGCCAGGGAACACTCACCAAAGAGCATCTCCTCCCCCTGCGCACGCGTTGTTCCTCACCTCTTCTcgctgaggaaaaggaaaacaaattaaatataaatcCCAGTGTTAATGGAGAAGTCAGATGGGAAAACTGTTAG
- the SPATA20 gene encoding spermatogenesis-associated protein 20 isoform X2: MFTAPLRRACRCVFLTKSVTMATGGTTRPPSTPHHTNRLINEKSPYLLQHAHNPVDWYPWGQEAFDKAKKENKLIFLSVGYSTCHWCHVMEEESFKNKEIGEILNKNFVCIKVDREERPDVDKVYMTFVQATSGGGGWPMSVWLTPDLKPFAGGTYFPPEDGVHRIGFRTVLLRIAEQWKENKDVLLESSQKILEALLYRSEIRVQGQASPPPSKEVMATCFQQLSRSYDEDYGGFSKSPKFPTPVNLNFLFTYWAFHRTTPEGAQALQMALHTLKMMAHGGIHDHIGQGFHRYSTDQHWHVPHFEKMLYDQGQLAAAYSKAFQISGDEFFADVAQDILLYVSRDLRDQAGGFYSAEDADSYPTTASGEKREGAFCVWAAEEIRALLPDPVEGATEGTTLGDIFMHHYGVKEAGNVNPLKDPHQELKGKNVLIVQCSPELTAARFGLEPGQLAVLLQEGRRRLSAARAQRPRPHLDTKMLAAWNGLMISGFAQAGAALAKQEYVSRAAQAAAFLKRHLFDPASGRLLRSCYGGKDGTVEQSTVPIQGFLEDYVFVIQALFDLYEASLEQGWLEWALHLQHMQDKLFWDPKGFAYFSSEAGDPSLLLRLKDDQDGAEPTANSVTVTNLLRAASYSGRTDWVEKAGQILAAFSERLQKIPITLPEMARATAVFHHTLKQVIICGDPQGEDTKEMLCCVRSVFSPNQVLMLADGDSTGFLYRQLPFLASLERKDGKATAYLCSNFACSLPVTSLQELRGMLGP, from the exons atGTTCACGGCGCCGCTGCGCCGGGCCTGCAG GTGCGTGTTTCTGACGAAAAGTGTGACCATGGCCACAGGGGGGACAACCaggccccccagcacccctcaTCACACCAACCGCCTGATCAACGAGAAGTCCCCCTACCTCCTGCAGCACGCCCACAACCCTGTGGACTG GTACCCCTGGGGGCAGGAAGCCTTtgataaagcaaagaaagaaaacaagctgatATTCCTATCAG TTGGCTACTCCACCTGCCACTGGTGCCATGTGATGGAGGAGGAGTCCTTCAAGAACAAGGAGATCGGGGAGATTCTGAACAAGAACTTTGTGTGCATCAAAGTGGATCGTGAGGAGCGGCCAGATGTGGACAAAGTGTACATGACCTTCGTGCAG GCAACCAGCGGTGGAGGTGGCTGGCCAATGAGCGTCTGGCTGACTCCAGACCTCAAGCCCTTTGCAGGGGGAACGTACTTCCCTCCTGAAGATGGAGTTCATCGCATTGGCTTTCGGACCGTGCTGCTCCGGATCGCAGAGCAG TGGAAGGAGAACAAAGATGTCCTGTTAGAGAGCAGCCAGAAGATCCTGGAAGCATTGCTATACAGATCTGAGATCCGTGTGCAGGGCCAGGCATCACCCCCACCGTCCAAAGAGGTGATGGCCACCTGTTTCCAGCAGCTCTCCAGGTCCTATGATGAGGACTATGGCGGCTTTTCCAAATCCCCCAAGTTCCCCACCCCAG TGAATTTGAATTTCCTCTTCACGTACTGGGCCTTCCACCGAACAACTCCAGAGGgtgcccaggcactgcagaTGGCTCTGCACACCCTCAAGATGATGGCCCATGGGGGCATCCATGACCACATTGGGCAG GGGTTTCACCGCTACTCCACCGACCAGCACTGGCACGTCCCGCACTTTGAGAAGATGCTGTACGACCaggggcagctggcagctgcgTATAGCAAAGCGTTTCAG ATCTCTGGCGATGAATTCTTTGCTGATGTTGCCCAGGACATTCTACTCTATGTCTCACGGGACCTAAGAGACCAG GCAGGAGGTTTCTACAGCGCAGAAGATGCAGATTCCTACCCCACCACAGCATCTGGAGAGAAGCGAGAAGGAGCTTTCTGTGTGTGGGCGGCCGAGGAAATCCGGGCTCTCCTTCCTGACCCTGTCGAGGGGGCTACGGAGGGGACGACCCTGGGAGATATTTTCATGCACCACTACGGAGTGAAGGAGGCTGGCAATGTGAACCCCTTGAAG GACCCCCATCAGGAGCTGAAGGGCAAGAATGTTCTTATTGTCCAGTGCTCCCCGGAGCTGACGGCGGCCCGGTTTGGGCTGGAGCCGGGGCAGCtggctgtcctgctgcaggagggccGGCGGAGGCTGTCAGCAGCCCGGGCGCAGCGGCCGCGGCCACACTTGGACACCAAGATGCTGGCGGCATGGAACG GGCTGATGATCTCGGGCTttgcccaggctggggcagccctggccaagCAGGAGTATGTGAGCCGGGCTGcgcaggcagctgccttcctGAAGAGACACCTCTTCGACCCCGCCAGCGGGAGGTTGCTGCGGAGCTGCTACGGAGGCAAAGACGGCACGGTGGAGCAGAG CACCGTGCCCATCCAGGGCTTCCTGGAGGATTACGTCTTCGTCATCCAGGCTCTCTTTGACCTGTATGAAGCCtcgctggagcagggctggctggagtGGGCCCTGCATCTCCAGCACATGCAAGACAAGCTCTTTTGGGACCCCAAAGGCTTTGCGTATTTCTCCAGTGAGGCTGGCGATCCCTCTCTGCTCCTGCGCCTAAAGGATG ACCAGGACGGAGCAGAGCCCACCGCCAACTCTGTCACTGTCACAAACCTGCTGCGAGCAGCTTCTTACTCTGGCCGTACAGACTGGGTGGAAAAAGCCGGTCAGATCTTGGCTGCCTTCTCCGAGAGGCTGCAGAAGATCCCGATAACCCTGCCGGAGATGGCCCGGGCCACTGCTGTCTTCCATCACACCCTCAAACAG GTCATTATCTGTGGGGACCCCCAAGGAGAAGACACAAAGGAGATGCTGTGCTGCGTCCGCTCTGTCTTCAGCCCAAACCAG GTGCTGATGCTAGCAGATGGAGACAGCACTGGGTTCCTCTACCGCCAGTTGCCTTTCCTTGCATCTCTGGAGAGGAAGGACGGGAAAGCCACCGCCTATCTCTGCAGCAACTTCGCCTGCTCCCTGCCCGTCACCTCCCTCCAGGAGCTGCGTGGGATGCTCGGCCCGTGA